A genomic stretch from Asterias rubens chromosome 7, eAstRub1.3, whole genome shotgun sequence includes:
- the LOC117292624 gene encoding NF-kappa-B inhibitor-like protein 1, which translates to MIVYRLSHLTITPYYYAFEMGKTKAERLFDYVSQGKVIKVKSFLKRHHKFDLNIVTSRLQRTLLHVACTSGDDAVLRVLLKHGARVDVQDIEGDTPLHLALQRVLHGHRHAFKDLVIPILKSCPPNILDVANNRGHTCRQLLRDADQLQQESSEHLSQDSAEASEEELKRKEEAEWRARVQEEWADETAGMWEENTTWDEQGYTGQSKESYDEWASRIASEHHQKQQQQFNPSRRTHRTKRDKERDQQKEEKRKFQEKLQAEHERYRQRRSERLQKKLLRQKEEYLQRCAEVFNGEDTVLDSIGYDDLPWPCRHDDPDKMMEVLMCDVDKNNETEMKRFMRSQQLLWHPDKFMQKCGSRLVEDDRGKILERVTKLSQALNRVSKEDKDR; encoded by the exons ATGATTGTGTACCGGTTGTCTCACCTTACAATTACACCATATTACTACGCTTTTGAAATGGGGAAAACAAAAGCGGAGAGATTGTTTGATTATGTCTCTCAAGGTAAAGTCATTAAAGTGAAATCGTTCTTGAAAAGGCACCACAAGTTTGACTTAAATATCGTTACTTCTCGGCTACAGAGAACGCTTCTTCATGTTGCCTGTACCTCCGGCGACGATGCGGTGTTACGCGTTCTGCTCAAGCACGGCGCCCGGGTGGATGTCCAGGACATTGAGGGTGACACTCCATTACATCTGGCTCTGCAAAGAGTGTTACATGGCCACCGACATG cTTTCAAAGACCTGGTGATACCAATATTGAAAAGTTGCCCGCCAAACATCCTTGATGTAGCTAACAACCGAGGGCACACTTGTAGACAGCTCCTTAGGGATGCTGATCAACTGCAACAGGAATCTAGTGAA CACCTGAGCCAAGATTCTGCAGAGGCAAGTGAGGAGGAGCTGAAGCGGAAGGAAGAGGCGGAGTGGCGGGCGAGAGTACAAGAAGAGTGGGCAGATGAGACGGCAGGCATGTGGGAAGAAAACACCACTTGGGATGAACAAG gatATACCGGTCAAAGCAAAGAATCCTATGATGAATGGGCCAGCAGGATTGCCTCAGAGCACCATCAGAAACAGCAGCAACAATTCAACCCATCAAGAAGAACCCATCGTACCAAAAGAGACAAGGAAAGGGATCAGCAAAAAGAGGAGAAGCGGAAATTCCAAGAGAAGTTGCAGGCGGAGCACGAGCGATACCGACAGAGGCGCTCGGAACGCCTCCAAAAGAAACTTCTTAGGCAGAAGGAGGAGTATCTACAAAGATGTGCGGAAGTGTTTAACGGAGAGGATACGGTTTTAGACTCGATAGGGTATGACGATCTACCTTGGCCATGCCGTCATGATGACCCGGATAAAATGATGGAAGTTCTCATGTGCGACGTGGACAAGAATAACGAGACGGAGATGAAGAGGTTCATGAGGTCTCAGCAACTTCTTTGGCATCCGGATAAATTCATGCAGAAGTGTGGCAGTAGGTTAGTGGAGGACGACCGGGGTAAAATTTTAGAGCGAGTAACTAAGTTGTCTCAAGCCCTTAACCGAGTGAGCAAGGAGGACAAAGACAGGTGA
- the LOC117292204 gene encoding ATP-citrate synthase-like: MQNRAQSMFSSEKVVSEVYGKELLGRLLGQGDGRAKCVVVNAETNWTDLEEQNPWLNSNAGLVVKTDQSIKRRQQLGLIKLNVDYQTAKKWIQERLGSHIEIDGVKGILKQFLIEPFLHHQQNEEFYLCIYSSTVSKDVILFHHEGGVDVGNVDEKGVRLSLGLKNKPTDQVIKDVLLKSVDDAKKQMLSNFIQSLVEFFRDLHFTYLEINPLVVTDSAIHVLDVAAKLDAKAAPLCKKEWGQPQFAPALSRELLPQELEIVKLQAGTPCAMNLTVLNKAGRIWSLISGGGTSLVICDIAAKLDVLDEYACYTQFSGKLTADQLYKLSRTLIDLMLEVPHPDGKTLILSSATVDLIVMIKLKIGPVVGLVKALLESKEELKANNISLVIQRNTVAFTPKGVPTGLEELGIPIHVVSLEVNKTQIIQLALGLKANPTQEGDSTKIVSPPHKMVEASGMCTDHHEKKSVDVNKYKDLFTSETRVIVTGMMVQAVQPMLDYDFVCGRKTPSVAAIVDSSCSVDGKEEWFLWDEGRVSIPVYNNIDAALKNHPDSSVFVNFASGKDAVHFAMVALKCKQIRCILMMVGHIPDQQIRALILMAKNNDALMIGPCTPAHLMQVNFIKPGGFRCNKFGTIGGGFDDILSMKLYRPGSVGLVTRSGGLSNELVMAIARNTDGLYQGVSLGGGKYTGSTMVDHLMFLENTPDVKIMLVLGEFGSCAEYEVCEAIRSGKITKPVVAFCIGESAELIKNEPGNFGHSGAGYVTMETAVAKNQALAEAGAVVPTSYDDIPKKLAEVYVRLVSEGKLVPKQEAPPPSIPANMKPVKGKKK, encoded by the exons ATGCAGAATCGGGCGCAGTCCATGTTTTCGAGCGAAAAAGTTGTCAGCGAGGTCTACGGCAAAGAACTTCTAGGTCGTCTTCTGGGACAGGGTGACGGGCGGGCGAAATGTGTCGTCGTTAACGCCGAGACAAACTGGACTGATCTGGAGGAACAGAACCCGTGGCTAAATAGCAAT GCAGGTTTAGTGGTGAAAACAGACCAATCCATCAAACGAAGGCAGCAACTTGGGCTAATCAAACTCAACGTAGATTACCAGACAGCGAAAAAGTGGATTCAAGAAAGATTGGGCTCTCATATTGAG ATTGATGGTGTTAAAGGCATCCTCAAGCAGTTTTTGATCGAGCCGTTCCTCCACCATCAACAAAATGAAGAGTTCTACTTGTGCATCTACTCCAGCACAGTTTCCAAGGATGTCATCCTGTTCCATCATGAAGGAGGGGTGGATGTTGGAAATGTGGATGAGAAG GGTGTTCGTCTATCACTGGGGTTGAAGAACAAGCCAACAGACCAGGTTATCAAAGATGTACTGCTGAAGAGCGTTGACGATGCAAAGAAACA GATGTTGAGCAATTTCATTCAATCTCTCGTTGAATTTTTCCGAGATCTTCACTTCACTTATTTGGAGATCAACCCATTAG TGGTGACAGACTCTGCGATCCATGTACTAGATGTTGCAGCCAAGCTGGACGCCAAGGCAGCCCCTCTGTGCAAGAAAGAGTGGGGTCAACCTCAATTCGCTCCAGCACTGTCTCGTGAACTTCTTCCCCAG GAACTAGAAATCGTGAAGCTCCAGGCTGGCACACCTTGTGCCATGAATCTGACCGTCCTGAATAAGGCTGGTCGCATATGGAGTCTCATCTCTGGCGGTGGCACCTCCCTTGTGATTTG CGATATAGCAGCAAAGCTAGATGTTTTGGATGAGTATGCCTGCTATACACAGTTCTCAGGGAAACTCACAGCCGACCAGTTATACAAACTCAGCAGGACTCTGATCGATCTGATGTTGGAAGTGCCACACCCTGATGGCAAGACGCTGATCCTCAGCAGCGCCACTGTCGACCTTATTGTGATGATTAAACTCAAGATTGGACCTGTCGTG GGACTTGTTAAAGCTTTGCTGGAATCCAAAGAAGAACTCAAGGCCAACAATATATCTTTGGTGATCCAACGAAATACTGTAGCATTCACACCCAAGGGCGTCCCCACAGGGCTGGAAGAGCTAG GTATACCCATTCACGTAGTCTCTCTTGAGGTCAACAAAACCCAAATCATACAATTGGCTCTGGGATTAAAAGCTAATCCAACGCAAGAAGGTGATTCAACTAAGATCGTGTCTCCGCCACACAAG ATGGTTGAAGCAAGTGGCATGTGCACCGATCACCATGAGAAAAAGTCAGTAGATGTCAACAAATACAAGGATCTATTCACTTCAGAAACTAGG GTGATTGTTACTGGCATGATGGTCCAAGCGGTACAGCCCATGTTGGATTATGACTTTGTCTGCGGACGCAAGACTCCATCAGTTGCTGCTATTGTTGATTCAAGCTG TAGTGTTGATGGCAAAGAGGAATGGTTCTTATGGGATGAAGGACGTGTCAGCATTCCAG tttaCAACAACATTGACGCAGCATTGAAGAACCACCCAGACTCCAGCGTGTTCGTCAACTTCGCCTCCGGCAAGGATGCTGTCCACTTTGCAATGGTCGCTCTGAAGTGTAAACAG attcgCTGCATTTTGATGATGGTAGGTCACATTCCAGACCAACAAATAAGAGCTCTGATTCTGATGGCAAAGAACAATGACGCCTTGATGATTGGTCCATGTACG CCGGCTCATCTAATGCAAGTCAACTTCATCAAGCCGGGCGGTTTCCGCTGCAATAAATTTGGGACTATCGGCGGTGGCTTTGACGATATCCTGTCCATGAAGTTGTATCGACCGGGGAGTGTGGGTCTGGTAACCCGCTCTGGAGGCTTGTCCAATGAGTTGGTCATGGCCATCGCAAGGAACACAGACGGCCTTTACCAGGGCGTCTCACTGGGTGGTGGCAA GTACACTGGCTCAACCATGGTGGATCACCTGATGTTCTTGGAGAACACTCCTGATGTCAAGATTATGTTGGTCCTTGGAgag TTCGGAAGCTGTGCAGAATATGAGGTTTGCGAGGCCATACGAAGCGGCAAGATCACTAAACCGGTTGTTGCATTCTGCATTGGGGAAAGTGCAGAATTGATCAAAAATGAA CCGGGCAATTTTGGTCATTCTGGAGCAGGTTATGTTACCATGGAAACGGCAGTTGCTAAAAACCAAGCTTTAGCCGAGGCTGGTGCAGTTGTTCCAACATCTTATGATGATATCCCCAAGAAGCTTGC CGAGGTGTATGTGCGCCTAGTCTCCGAAGGCAAACTTGTACCCAAACAGGAAGCACCACCACCCAGTATTCCTGCCAATATGAAACCAGTGAAAGGCAAGAAGAAATGA